The following proteins are co-located in the Silene latifolia isolate original U9 population chromosome 1, ASM4854445v1, whole genome shotgun sequence genome:
- the LOC141595961 gene encoding uncharacterized protein LOC141595961, whose translation MDSVEQPMLTASPPINAIQEIDSQFSSVIYDLSQQVQGAMEDLLKMINEIEVQSAEVTQEMEKCKESALERRKAIEEERVCFQKAAFAVLDVLNSGECKQNEQMFLEDGREY comes from the exons ATGGATTCCGTAGAACAACCAATGTTAACAGCATCACCCCCAATCAATGCAATTCAAGAAATCGATTCTCAATTCTCTTCTGTCATCTACG ATCTCTCGCAGCAAGTACAAGGAGCAATGGAAGACCTGCTGAAGATGATTAA CGAAATTGAGGTACAATCTGCTGAAGTAACACAAGAAATGGAGAAGTGCAAAGAATCAGCGCTGGAGAGGAGGAAAGCAATTGAGGAAGAGAGAGTATGTTTCCAGAAAGCCGCATTTGCTGTTCTTGACGTGCTGAATTCTGGAGAGTGTAAACAGAATGAGCA GATGTTCCTGGAAGATGGCCGTGAATATTAA
- the LOC141632586 gene encoding uncharacterized protein LOC141632586 gives MYPSSSYHLSPPGSPPSSSSSSSTSSEENARQERRRQKRVATYEAVRYMVNYMANNVIPLILVNYMSNNKERTYIERNREEGHARLFNDYFSENPVYPPQMFRRRFRMRKHLFLRIVEGVGAYDSHFQHKPDATGRLSLSPLIKCTKTLRLLAYGEAADRVDEYLRLGESTARKVLVRFLEAVIHQFGDEYLRRPTVQDLQRLLQVGAYRGFPGMLNKVMTTCIILHNMIVEDERDTYANYADYSEYENLHSQVQEAEYGAGYQIEIDRYIVNRDNLRSRNTHKALKKKLIEHIWQRFGDGN, from the coding sequence atgtaTCCCTCAAGTTCTTATCATCTTTCTCCCCCGGGCTCAccaccatcatcttcttcctcatcatctACCTCGTCAGAAGAGAATGCTAGGCAGGAGAGGCGGAGGCAGAAAAGAGTTGCAACATACGAAGCAGTCAGGTATATGGTAAATTATATGGCAAATAATGTTATACCACTTATATTGGTAAACTATATgtcaaataataaagaaagaacaTATATTGAGAGAAATCGAGAAGAGGGCCATGCCCGTCTCTTTAACGATTATTTCTCGGAAAACCCAGTTTACCCTCCACAAATGTTTAGACGTAGGTTTCGAATGCGCAAACATTTATTCTTGCGTATTGTAGAGGGTGTAGGAGCTTATGATAGCCATTTTCAGCACAAACCTGATGCTACAGGTAGGTTAAGTTTGTCACCATTAATTAAATGCACAAAGACTCTTCGTCTCTTAGCATATGGAGAGGCTGCTGATAGAGTGGACGAGTACTTGAGGCTTGGAGAATCAACAGCAAGGAAGGTTCTTGTTAGATTTCTTGAAGCTGTTATTCATCAATTTGGGGACGAGTATTTAAGACGTCCAACTGTTCAAGATCTTCAAAGGCTTTTACAGGTTGGAGCGTATAGAGGATTCCCGGGCATGTTAAATAAGGTAATGACGACATGTATTATACTACATAACATGATAGTGGAAGATGAACGTGATACATATGCAAATTATGCTGATTATTCAGAGTATGAGAATCTTCATTCACAAGTTCAAGAAGCTGAGTACGGAGCGGGATATCAGATTGAAATTGATAGATATATAGTAAATCGTGACAATTTGCGTTCTAGAAACACGCACAAGgccttaaaaaaaaaattaattgagcATATTTGGCAACGGTTTGGCGATGGAAATTGA
- the LOC141595956 gene encoding uncharacterized protein LOC141595956 yields the protein MVGGRKEEGGFTINNSNVFAALDTLKKKKNKDKKSGSSNKVSLSKTKDLDPPVFWQPAPLKATSWGDVDEDDDDDYYATAVPLSSAWAPTPSQLSKDPPPEESESEDDMLDLGDEEVEEDHEHETEPPARPEPVLKKAPETPAPPKEPERQLSKKERKKKELAELEALLADFGVSNDNSEGAAKEKKTDEQNKVRETDNGDKNDGMPVESKSAKKKKKKDKTSKEAKESQEQPNSSEVGSDQIESSAGKEPADEDASSVDVKERLKKLAASKKKKSSKEMDGASKAAALEAAARNARLAAAKKKEKNHYNQQPVR from the exons ATGgtaggaggaagaaaagaagaagggggTTTTACAATCAACAACTCGAATGTATTTGCAGCATTAGATACCCTTAagaaaaagaagaacaaagatAAGAAGAGTGGTAGTAGTAATAAGGTTTCGTTGTCGAAAACTAAGGACCTTGACCCTCCTGTGTTTTGGCAACCTGCCCCTTTAAAggctacttcttggggtgatgttgatgaggatgatgatgatgattattatgcCACCGCTGTTCCGCTTTCTTCTGCTTGGGCTCCTACTCCTTCTCAGCTTTCCAAAGACCCTCCTCCTGAG GAGAGTGAAAGTGAAGATGATATGCTTGACCTAGGAGATGAAGAGGTTGAGGAAGACCATGAGCATGAAACTGAGCCTCCTGCACGCCCTGAACCAGTTCTCAAGAAAGCTCCTGAAACTCCCGCTCCACCCAAAGAACCCGAGAGACAACTCTCAAAGAAGGAAAGGAAGAAGAAGGAGCTTGCAGAGCTAGAAGCCCTTCTTGCTGATTTTGGAGTATCGAATGACAACAGTGAAG GCGCTGCAAAAGAGAAGAAAACAGATGAGCAAAACAAAGTACGAGAGACCGACAATGGAGATAAGAATGACGGCATGCCAGTTGAGTCTAAAAGTgctaagaagaagaaaaagaaggacAAGACTTCCAAAGAAGCCAAAGAAAGTCAAGAGCAGCCCAACAGCTCTGAGGTGGGTTCTGATCAAATCGAGTCATCAGCTGGAAAAGAGCCGGCCGATGAGGATGCATCCTCAGTTGACGTGAAAGAGCGCCTAAAGAAGCTGGCGGCATCAAAGAAGAAGAAATCGAGCAAAGAGATGGACGGCGCTTCAAAGGCAGCTGCTTTGGAAGCCGCTGCACGAAATGCGAGGCTTGCTGCTgcgaaaaagaaagagaagaatCATTACAACCAGCAACCTGTCAGGTAG
- the LOC141632637 gene encoding glutathione S-transferase T2-like, whose protein sequence is MSVSQDSIVGTNQKKDALWGKVTSLYEEARLANPHKLRQKTGNSIGGRMRRICRAVMAWGDCFAEANRIKRSGMSEDDVIQMAHKLHKGKFNYEHAWRLLRHYRKWEDHIAPYAGINPGKRAQQEDPTTPTNVGTPESGSSGKRTRLNDGGFSPACSVEEGSASNTRPIGRDAAKKGKGALKTVIEEVSHFSNAVKNLNFNMTSDKDNEVRRLAIDEEKVRVKEKKVNWSILSKLMDCPSLTPEMEEMKAKLIRELL, encoded by the coding sequence ATGAGTGTCTCTCAAGATAGTATTGTTGGCACTAACCAAAAGAAAGATGCACTTTGGGGGAAAGTCACATCTTTGTATGAAGAAGCTCGTCTTGCCAATCCACATAAACTTAGACAGAAGACTGGCAATTCTATTGGTGGCAGAATGCGGCGTATATGCAGAGCCGTCATGGCATGGGGTGATTGTTTTGCAGAAGCTAATCGAATCAAGAGAAGTGGGATGTCAGAAGATGACGTCATTCAAATGGCTCATAAGTTACATAAAGGAAAATTTAACTATGAACATGCTTGGCGCTTGTTAAGACATTATAGAAAATGGGAAGATCACATTGCTCCATATGCCGGAATTAATCCGGGGAAAAGAGCTCAACAAGAAGATCCAACCACTCCTACAAATGTTGGTACACCCGAAAGCGGTAGTAGTGGTAAGAGAACTAGGCTTAATGATGGAGGGTTCTCTCCAGCTTGCTCTGTAGAAGAAGGAAGTGCATCTAATACTCGTCCAATTGGTAGAGATGCAGCTAAAAAAGGTAAGGGGGCGTTGAAAACTGTTATCGAAGAGGTGAGTCATTTCAGTAACGCCGTGAAGAATTTGAATTTTAATATGACTAGTGATAAAGATAATGAGGTGAGGAGGCTTGCCATAGATGAAGAGAAAGTAAGGGTCAAAGAAAAGAAGGTTAATTGGTCAATACTTAGCAAACTAATGGATTGTCCGTCTTTAACTCCGGAAATGGAAGAGATGAAGGCTAAACTCATAAGAGAACTATTATAG
- the LOC141595947 gene encoding FCS-Like Zinc finger 10-like encodes MLRKRTRSAQKDQQMGHKTPDGGSDSETRLQSDVVLGQRQKTNAFFNVPGLFVGLNPMSSSECDSVRSPTSPLDFKLFSNLSNSFRFPKPSVEGNQKSWDCNKVGLGSIVDSLDDCDDGRNLPEKPIPLSNSKTILIGLQIRSKGPNSPRCDDFRGSPKSMPKNYPIFPNTKLRSSNLQKGSSDVLFEIGGDPLETDPSEMIQSFSLDSKRVGLEFYRLGTRKLNLRTPYSRFEKESIPGVSTSDLIGSGNIARTLSPEEIELSEDYTCVISRGPVPKTTHIFGDLVLECHPSGVEVAKKTESSEAALICSEKYCQILAPPSPYPTTDFLSYCYHCKKKLEAGKDIYMYRGEKAFCSCECRLEEISIEEEHENSTNNASKSENGDNNFEKSIFAAI; translated from the exons ATGTTAAGGAAGAGGACAAGATCAGCTCAGAAAGATCaacaaatgggtcataaaacaccTGATGGTGGATCCGATAGCGAAACCCGTTTACAGTCTGATGTTGTTTTAGGGCAAAGGCAAAAGACCAATGCTTTTTTTAATGTACCTGGTCTGTTTGTTGGGTTGAATCCTATGTCTTCCTCAGAATGTGACTCAGTTAGGAGTCCTACTTCCCCTCTTGATTTTAAGCTCTTTTCTAATTTGAGCAACTCATTTAGGTTTCCGAAACCGTCTGTTGAGGGGAATCAAAAGAGTTGGGATTGTAATAAGGTAGGACTTGGTAGTATTGTGGATTCTCTTGATGATTGTGATGATGGTAGGAATCTCCCTGAGAAACCCATCCCTTTGTCTAATAGTAAGACTATTCTGATAGGCTTACAGATTAGGAGCAAAGGACCTAATTCACCTAGGTGTGACGATTTTCGTGGGTCACCTAAGTCCATGCCCAAAAACTATCCCATTTTTCCCAATACCAAACTGAGGTCTTCTAATCTTCAAAAGGGTAGCTCTGATGTTTTATTTGAGATTGGAGGAGATCCTTTAGAAACTGACCCTTCTGAGATGATCCAGTCTTTTTCTTTGGATTCTAAGAGGGTAGGATTGGAATTTTATAGGCTGGGAACTCGTAAACTCAATTTAAGGACCCCGTATTCTCGTTTTGAGAAAGAAAGTATTCCTGGGGTTTCTACTTCTGATTTAATTGGCTCTGGGAATATAGCTCGGACTCTGTCACCCGAAGAGATTGAACTCTCAGAGGATTATACATGTGTAATTTCACGCGGTCCTGTCCCCAAAACCACTCATATTTTCGGTGATCTAGTTTTAGAATGTCACCCAAGTGGAGTTGAGGTGGCTAAGAAAACTGAGAGCTCGGAGGCTGCACTGATTTGTTCGGAAAAATACTGCCAGATATTAGCACCACCATCACCATATCCAACTACTGATTTCTTGAGCTACTGCTACCACTGCAAGAAGAAGCTGGAAGCGGGAAAAGATATATACATGTATAG AGGTGAGAAAGCATTCTGCAGCTGCGAATGTCGCTTGGAGGAGATTTCAATCGAAGAGGAACACGAGAATTCGACTAACAATGCTTCCAAGTCTGAGAATGGTGATAACAATTTTGAGAAGAGTATATTTGCCGCTATATAA